The Nitrospira tepida genome includes a window with the following:
- a CDS encoding aspartate kinase yields the protein MALLVHKYGGTSVGTVERIHRVADRVAKAKGEGHDVVVVLSAMSGETDRLIRLAREVTAHPDERELDVLLSTGERVTIALLAMELQGRGINARSFTGRQVGIMTDSSHTKARITRVTAERIKEAIAEGVIPIVAGFQGINARSDVTTLGRGGSDLTAVALAGALKADRCIIFTDVDGVYTADPNVVPAARRLDRVSYEEMLELASLGAKVLQSRSVEFAAKFNVPVEVQSSFIEGKGTLVTREDEDMERVMVSGVSGDRHQAKLTIVGVPDRPGIAAKIFGPVAQANIVVDMIIQNVSQGSLTDISFTVPRADLAKAVDLVQRIAKEIDAKSVAVTEAMAKVSLVGVGMRSHSGVAAKMFEVLSREGINIMMISTSEIKISCVVEEKYMELAMRALHSAFGLDAARVGA from the coding sequence ATGGCGCTGCTCGTGCACAAATATGGCGGCACGTCGGTGGGCACCGTGGAACGGATCCATCGCGTGGCGGACCGGGTGGCGAAGGCCAAGGGCGAGGGACACGATGTGGTCGTCGTGCTGTCCGCCATGAGCGGAGAGACCGATCGGCTGATCCGTCTCGCCAGGGAGGTGACCGCCCATCCGGACGAGCGGGAGCTGGACGTGTTGCTCTCGACCGGAGAGCGCGTCACGATCGCGCTGCTCGCCATGGAGCTACAGGGGCGGGGGATCAATGCCCGCTCGTTTACGGGGAGACAGGTCGGGATCATGACGGACAGTTCCCACACCAAGGCGCGCATCACGAGGGTGACGGCCGAGCGGATCAAGGAGGCCATCGCGGAGGGGGTCATTCCCATCGTGGCGGGGTTTCAGGGGATCAATGCGCGATCCGACGTGACAACGCTGGGCCGCGGAGGGTCGGACTTGACGGCTGTGGCGCTGGCCGGGGCGCTCAAGGCCGACCGATGCATTATTTTTACCGACGTCGACGGCGTCTACACGGCCGACCCCAATGTCGTGCCGGCCGCCAGGCGGCTGGATCGGGTTTCTTATGAAGAGATGCTGGAATTGGCAAGCCTGGGCGCGAAAGTGCTTCAGAGCCGATCGGTCGAGTTCGCCGCCAAATTCAACGTGCCCGTCGAAGTCCAGTCGAGCTTTATAGAGGGAAAGGGGACGCTCGTGACACGTGAAGACGAGGATATGGAACGGGTCATGGTCTCGGGAGTGAGCGGAGACCGCCATCAAGCCAAGCTCACGATCGTCGGGGTGCCGGACCGTCCTGGGATCGCGGCGAAGATCTTTGGACCTGTGGCACAGGCCAACATCGTGGTCGATATGATCATCCAGAACGTGAGCCAGGGCTCCCTGACGGACATCTCCTTCACCGTCCCACGCGCGGACCTGGCCAAGGCCGTCGATCTGGTCCAGCGGATCGCCAAGGAGATCGACGCCAAATCCGTCGCGGTGACGGAAGCAATGGCAAAGGTTTCGCTGGTGGGGGTAGGCATGCGCTCCCATTCCGGCGTGGCGGCTAAAATGTTCGAGGTGCTGTCCCGCGAAGGGATCAACATCATGATGATCAGCACATCGGAGATCAAGATTTCCTGCGTCGTCGAGGAAAAGTACATGGAGTTGGCGATGCGCGCCCTGCACTCCGCCTTCGGGCTGGACGCGGCGCGCGTCGGAGCCTGA
- the thrC gene encoding threonine synthase has product MPRWRGLIEEYRKFLPVTDRTPVITLGEGNTPLIEAGRLAARVAPGARLYLKFEGANPTGSFKDRGMTLAISKAVEAGSKAVICASTGNTSASASAYGARAGLAVYVLIPAGKIALGKLSQAMMHHAVVIQIEGNFDQALTIVKELAATQPIELVNSINPFRIEGQKTAAMEVCDQLGEPPTIHALPVGNAGNITAYWRGYCEYHRAGQTTRRPRMVGFQAAGAAPIVLGHIVEQPQTIATAIRIGNPASWQGALAAVEESSGLIDMVTDEEILDAYKLVAREEGVFCEPASAASVAGVAKLWRNKALPEGAVVVCTLTGHGLKDPDTAMGVSVQPVTVKANREEVARLLRL; this is encoded by the coding sequence ATGCCTCGCTGGCGCGGCCTGATCGAAGAATACCGTAAATTCCTTCCTGTCACGGACCGCACCCCCGTGATCACGTTGGGAGAAGGGAATACTCCGCTTATCGAAGCCGGCCGATTGGCCGCGCGAGTGGCTCCCGGCGCCCGCCTCTATCTGAAGTTCGAAGGGGCCAATCCCACGGGATCGTTCAAGGATCGCGGCATGACCTTGGCGATCTCCAAGGCGGTCGAGGCCGGCTCCAAAGCGGTGATCTGCGCCTCCACCGGCAACACGTCGGCCTCCGCGTCGGCCTATGGCGCGCGCGCCGGCCTTGCTGTCTATGTGCTCATTCCGGCCGGGAAGATCGCGCTGGGCAAGTTGTCTCAAGCGATGATGCACCACGCGGTCGTGATCCAAATCGAAGGGAATTTTGATCAGGCCTTGACGATCGTGAAGGAGTTGGCGGCGACGCAGCCGATCGAACTGGTCAATTCCATCAATCCGTTCCGGATCGAGGGCCAAAAGACCGCGGCCATGGAGGTCTGTGATCAGTTGGGGGAGCCTCCGACGATCCATGCGTTGCCGGTGGGCAATGCGGGAAACATCACGGCCTACTGGCGCGGCTATTGCGAGTATCACCGCGCGGGACAAACGACGCGACGCCCGCGCATGGTCGGATTTCAAGCAGCGGGCGCGGCGCCGATCGTGCTCGGCCATATCGTTGAGCAGCCGCAGACGATCGCCACGGCCATCCGGATCGGCAACCCGGCCAGTTGGCAGGGAGCGTTGGCGGCGGTGGAGGAGTCCTCCGGCTTGATCGACATGGTGACCGATGAAGAGATTCTGGACGCCTATAAACTGGTGGCCCGCGAAGAGGGAGTCTTCTGCGAGCCGGCCTCGGCCGCCTCTGTGGCCGGCGTGGCCAAATTGTGGCGGAACAAGGCGCTGCCGGAGGGAGCGGTGGTGGTTTGCACGCTCACGGGCCATGGGCTCAAGGACCCGGATACCGCCATGGGTGTGTCCGTTCAGCCGGTGACGGTCAAGGCCAACCGTGAGGAGGTTGCGCGGTTGCTCCGGTTGTGA
- a CDS encoding homoserine dehydrogenase, which yields MKSRVGVGIVGFGTVGTGVARILLDNAGLIRRRVGVPVELIRIADLDVARDRGLSLPAGMLTQDSRQVLDDPDVDIVVELIGGYEVAKHLILEAIAKGKQVVTANKALLAVHGEELYQAASRQKVDLAFEASVGGGIPIIRALTEGLAANRILSIYGIINGTSNYILTRMTQEGLAFEEVLEESKRAGYAEADPTFDVEGIDSVHKLAIMVSLAYGTPVDVKDIYTEGITKLTPLDIAYAKEFGYVIKLLGIAKLMEGEIEARVHPTMIPVSSPIAQVHGVYNAIQVVGDAVGDVMLHGQGAGSMPTGSAVVSDILSIARNLVTGGVGRVPAASFQPDQRRPLRVRPMADIESLYYLRFMVVDRPGVLSQIAGVLGQHGISISSVLQQGRKEGQTVPVVIRTHQAAERSVQTALRKIGRMSFVSEPPMLIRVEGPDE from the coding sequence GTGAAGTCGCGGGTGGGAGTCGGCATCGTTGGATTCGGCACGGTCGGGACCGGCGTAGCCAGAATTCTGCTGGACAACGCGGGCTTGATCCGCCGCCGCGTCGGCGTGCCGGTGGAACTGATCCGGATTGCGGACCTGGATGTGGCGCGGGACCGAGGCCTGTCGCTCCCTGCGGGAATGTTGACGCAGGACAGCCGCCAGGTGTTGGACGATCCTGACGTCGATATCGTGGTCGAGTTGATCGGAGGCTACGAGGTCGCGAAGCACCTCATTCTCGAAGCCATCGCTAAGGGCAAGCAGGTGGTCACCGCGAATAAGGCCTTGCTGGCCGTTCATGGGGAAGAGCTGTACCAAGCGGCCAGCCGCCAGAAGGTGGATTTGGCCTTCGAGGCCAGCGTGGGCGGAGGCATTCCCATTATCCGCGCGCTGACCGAGGGGTTGGCGGCCAATCGCATCCTGTCGATCTACGGCATCATCAACGGCACCTCGAATTACATCCTCACCCGGATGACCCAGGAAGGACTGGCCTTCGAAGAGGTGCTGGAGGAGTCCAAGCGGGCCGGCTACGCGGAGGCGGACCCGACGTTCGATGTGGAGGGGATCGATTCCGTCCACAAGCTCGCGATCATGGTGAGCCTGGCCTATGGGACGCCGGTCGACGTCAAAGATATTTACACGGAAGGCATCACGAAGCTGACGCCGCTCGACATCGCCTATGCGAAAGAATTCGGGTACGTCATCAAGTTGCTCGGCATCGCCAAATTGATGGAAGGAGAGATTGAAGCGCGAGTGCACCCGACCATGATTCCAGTTTCGTCCCCGATCGCGCAGGTGCACGGCGTCTACAATGCCATTCAAGTGGTCGGCGATGCGGTTGGCGACGTGATGCTCCATGGACAAGGGGCCGGTTCCATGCCGACCGGGAGCGCGGTCGTCAGCGACATTCTCTCCATTGCGCGCAACCTTGTGACGGGCGGCGTCGGGCGCGTGCCTGCCGCGTCCTTCCAGCCGGACCAGCGGCGTCCGCTTCGCGTGCGGCCCATGGCCGACATTGAATCCCTTTATTATCTGCGGTTCATGGTCGTGGATCGCCCCGGCGTCTTGTCGCAGATTGCGGGGGTGCTTGGCCAACATGGCATTAGCATCTCCTCCGTTCTGCAACAGGGGCGGAAAGAGGGACAAACGGTCCCGGTGGTCATCCGGACGCACCAGGCCGCCGAGCGGTCCGTGCAAACCGCGTTGCGCAAGATCGGACGGATGTCGTTCGTGTCGGAGCCGCCGATGTTGATCCGCGTTGAAGGTCCGGACGAATAG